One Pseudodesulfovibrio cashew DNA window includes the following coding sequences:
- a CDS encoding GNAT family N-acetyltransferase codes for MHIRKETREDERTIERIQYAAFKDHPMHAPGAEPQEPLIVSMLRADGALEVSLLAEEEGTAVGHIALSSATVGEDAAGWFLLGPVGVLPAHQKQGIGSALIREAIRILKLSGAAGIVLVGDPGYYGRFGFASVDGLTWEGVPSQFVLALPLGEANPKGRIMAHAAFYTQ; via the coding sequence ATGCATATCAGAAAGGAAACTCGTGAGGACGAAAGAACCATAGAGCGGATTCAGTATGCCGCGTTCAAGGACCATCCCATGCACGCTCCCGGGGCGGAGCCACAGGAGCCTTTGATTGTCAGTATGCTCCGCGCGGATGGAGCTTTGGAAGTATCGTTGCTCGCCGAAGAGGAAGGCACGGCCGTCGGCCATATCGCCCTTTCCTCCGCAACGGTGGGCGAGGATGCGGCGGGCTGGTTCCTGCTCGGACCAGTGGGCGTTCTGCCCGCGCATCAGAAGCAGGGAATCGGGTCGGCTCTGATTCGGGAGGCGATCCGCATCCTGAAACTTAGTGGAGCCGCTGGAATCGTCCTGGTGGGCGATCCCGGTTACTACGGCCGGTTCGGCTTCGCGAGCGTGGACGGATTGACTTGGGAAGGCGTTCCGTCCCAGTTTGTCCTGGCCTTGCCATTGGGCGAAGCCAATCCCAAGGGGAGGATCATGGCTCATGCCGCGTTTTACACGCAATAG
- the tolR gene encoding protein TolR codes for MAIKTGGGFLNEINVTPFVDVMLVLLIIFMVTAPLMTQGVEVDLPTTRTVKNLPQDADHLVLTVKKDGKLFLDEYQVGIDELADHLKRLVANQKKQLFLRADKEVAYGTVVQVMGEIKSAGIERLGIVAEQKKEEKK; via the coding sequence ATGGCCATCAAAACCGGCGGCGGATTCCTCAACGAGATCAACGTGACGCCCTTCGTGGACGTCATGCTGGTGTTGCTGATCATTTTTATGGTCACCGCACCCCTTATGACCCAGGGAGTGGAGGTGGATCTGCCCACCACTCGGACAGTCAAGAATCTGCCTCAGGATGCCGACCACCTGGTTCTCACCGTAAAGAAGGACGGCAAACTCTTTCTGGATGAATACCAAGTGGGCATCGATGAATTGGCTGATCACCTGAAGCGGTTGGTGGCCAATCAGAAAAAACAGCTCTTTCTTCGGGCCGACAAGGAAGTCGCCTACGGTACCGTGGTTCAAGTCATGGGCGAGATAAAAAGCGCGGGCATAGAGCGCCTGGGCATCGTCGCCGAGCAGAAAAAAGAAGAGAAAAAGTAA
- a CDS encoding VOC family protein, with protein MEPRISLITLGVSDLERAYRFYHRALGFPAKGTPESGIVFFETNGTRLALYPLDKLAEDACQDAGEAPPAFSGVTLAHVARSKVDVDELLSLAADAGGRVVKPAQDVFWGGYSGYFADPDGHLWEVAYADFWQFNPDGSLVLEGF; from the coding sequence ATGGAACCAAGAATAAGCCTCATCACCCTCGGAGTTTCCGACCTGGAACGAGCCTACCGCTTCTATCACCGGGCATTGGGATTTCCCGCAAAGGGCACACCGGAGTCGGGCATCGTCTTTTTCGAGACGAATGGCACCCGCCTCGCCCTTTACCCGCTGGACAAACTGGCAGAGGATGCCTGTCAGGACGCGGGCGAGGCGCCGCCAGCTTTTTCAGGCGTGACCCTTGCCCATGTGGCGCGAAGCAAGGTGGACGTGGACGAACTCCTGTCCCTTGCCGCAGACGCTGGGGGACGCGTCGTCAAACCGGCCCAGGACGTGTTCTGGGGCGGCTACAGCGGCTACTTCGCCGACCCTGATGGGCACCTATGGGAAGTGGCCTATGCCGATTTCTGGCAATTCAATCCTGACGGTAGCCTCGTGCTTGAAGGCTTTTAA
- the pal gene encoding peptidoglycan-associated lipoprotein Pal gives MKSRWYLVVMVILALLLMLSAGCAKKRTSTAPPETQVEVKDDSKWTPQEPAESTVDEAALAAEAEARAKAEAVQELTSATIHFAFDSYELDAEARGLLDLKANIMRRFKDVKVVIEGHCDERGTEEYNLALGERRARAAYEHLVILGVEPERMSIVSFGEERPVDPAHNETAWAKNRRAEFVVQ, from the coding sequence ATGAAATCGAGATGGTATCTTGTTGTAATGGTCATTTTGGCCCTGTTGCTCATGCTGAGCGCGGGATGTGCCAAGAAGAGGACTAGCACCGCGCCGCCTGAAACCCAGGTGGAGGTCAAGGATGATTCCAAATGGACTCCTCAGGAGCCAGCGGAATCCACGGTTGACGAAGCTGCGCTCGCTGCCGAAGCCGAGGCTCGCGCCAAAGCTGAAGCCGTACAGGAGCTCACCAGCGCCACCATTCATTTTGCTTTTGATTCCTATGAATTGGATGCCGAGGCCCGGGGACTTCTGGACCTCAAGGCGAACATCATGCGTCGCTTCAAGGACGTCAAGGTGGTCATTGAAGGCCATTGCGACGAGCGTGGGACAGAGGAATACAACCTTGCCCTGGGTGAGCGCCGTGCGCGCGCCGCATACGAGCATCTGGTTATTCTTGGTGTTGAGCCAGAGCGGATGTCCATTGTCAGCTTCGGCGAGGAGCGCCCCGTGGACCCGGCCCACAACGAAACTGCATGGGCCAAAAACCGGCGCGCGGAGTTCGTTGTTCAATAG
- a CDS encoding PD40 domain-containing protein yields the protein MKRILTMISTVVLTVCMAVAAHAAGPLTVDIHGPGQRLVNITLLPPRGLQGAPVPEASAKAFAELVANDLSYIPFLRIVPVSDILGGDPSKGVTGRDIDYKPLQLARIDLCMTTGWNGRYIEARVFETFSGRRLAGKSYNDLNETTLPQAADRFCSALLEALSGKKGFFDSPIAFVRQEGKAKEIFTVLPQGRGLKRITRLGGFNLSPAWSANGEKIAFTHIAKTRHQLGVYDSATRKITLYSKGLGQTVISPIFDPQDKLVASLNRNGATNIYELDDQYKPLRTLAKSPYIDVSPSFDRTGTKMAFTSGRAGNPHIFIMDVKSGQVRRVTVTGRYNTHPCLSPDGRYVAYTHRTANGHRIFLHDLTTGREKQLSFGPGNDEYPAFGPDGYFVAFASNRTGEYKLYLTTRHGDTPKRISTGKGQAYAPAWDTSLQW from the coding sequence ATGAAACGCATTTTGACGATGATATCGACTGTGGTCCTGACCGTGTGCATGGCGGTTGCCGCCCATGCCGCCGGCCCCCTTACCGTGGACATTCACGGTCCGGGGCAACGGCTGGTGAACATAACCTTGCTGCCTCCCAGGGGGCTTCAGGGAGCGCCCGTGCCCGAGGCTTCGGCCAAGGCTTTTGCCGAGTTGGTGGCCAATGATTTGAGCTATATTCCGTTTCTTCGAATCGTGCCTGTTTCCGATATTCTCGGCGGCGATCCGAGCAAGGGCGTCACCGGACGGGACATCGACTACAAGCCGCTGCAACTGGCCCGGATCGACCTGTGCATGACCACCGGCTGGAACGGCCGGTACATAGAGGCGCGCGTCTTCGAAACCTTCAGCGGCCGCCGTCTGGCGGGCAAGTCGTATAACGATCTTAACGAGACGACATTGCCTCAGGCTGCGGACCGGTTCTGTTCGGCTCTGCTTGAGGCTCTCAGCGGCAAAAAGGGATTTTTCGATTCCCCCATCGCGTTCGTCCGCCAGGAGGGCAAGGCTAAGGAGATCTTTACCGTTCTACCCCAGGGACGCGGTCTGAAGCGCATCACCCGACTGGGCGGCTTCAATCTGAGCCCGGCCTGGTCCGCCAACGGCGAGAAGATTGCCTTTACCCATATTGCCAAGACCCGGCACCAATTGGGCGTTTATGACAGTGCAACCAGGAAGATAACCCTCTACTCCAAGGGATTGGGGCAGACCGTAATAAGCCCGATTTTCGATCCCCAGGACAAGCTGGTCGCCTCGCTTAATCGGAATGGTGCGACCAACATCTATGAATTGGATGATCAGTACAAACCACTGCGTACATTGGCAAAGAGTCCGTATATCGACGTCTCTCCGAGTTTTGACCGGACCGGGACCAAGATGGCGTTCACCTCGGGGCGGGCCGGGAATCCGCATATTTTCATTATGGACGTCAAGTCCGGGCAGGTTCGTCGGGTGACCGTTACCGGCAGGTACAACACTCACCCCTGCCTCAGTCCGGACGGGCGGTATGTGGCCTACACCCATCGGACCGCCAACGGGCACCGTATATTTTTGCATGACCTGACCACGGGGAGGGAGAAGCAGCTATCCTTCGGTCCCGGTAACGACGAGTATCCGGCTTTTGGCCCGGATGGCTATTTCGTGGCCTTTGCGTCGAACCGGACCGGCGAATACAAGCTGTATCTGACCACCCGGCACGGGGATACTCCCAAGCGGATTTCCACGGGCAAGGGGCAGGCCTATGCACCGGCATGGGACACCTCGCTGCAGTGGTGA
- a CDS encoding histidinol phosphate phosphatase domain-containing protein produces the protein MIDLHTHTVFSDGELIPAELVRRAEVIGYKALCMTDHADESNIYFIVENVLRFVKKHGHFYDINIMAGVELTHIAPPLIAEMVGKARDAGAQVVVMHGETPVEPVAPGTNLAAIEAGVDVLAHPGLITDEETALAAEKGVALEITTRGGHSYTNGHVAAMARKHGAKLVVNNDAHAPRDLVGATLRRTIALGAGMTVEEYRRTEANAWEIVQKCMR, from the coding sequence ATGATCGATTTGCACACCCATACTGTATTCAGCGACGGCGAACTCATTCCCGCGGAATTGGTCCGCCGGGCCGAGGTCATCGGGTACAAGGCCCTCTGCATGACCGACCACGCCGATGAGTCCAATATTTATTTCATAGTGGAAAATGTTCTCCGCTTTGTGAAGAAGCATGGCCACTTTTATGACATCAACATCATGGCCGGCGTGGAACTGACCCACATTGCGCCGCCGCTCATCGCCGAGATGGTCGGCAAGGCCCGTGATGCCGGCGCGCAGGTGGTGGTCATGCACGGAGAAACGCCGGTGGAGCCGGTTGCTCCCGGTACCAACCTGGCCGCCATCGAGGCGGGAGTGGATGTGCTCGCCCATCCAGGCCTGATCACCGACGAGGAGACCGCGTTGGCGGCGGAGAAGGGCGTGGCCCTGGAGATCACCACCCGGGGCGGCCACAGTTACACCAACGGTCACGTGGCGGCCATGGCCCGCAAGCACGGAGCCAAGCTGGTGGTCAATAACGACGCTCACGCCCCCAGGGATCTGGTGGGCGCGACCCTGCGCCGGACCATAGCACTCGGAGCGGGGATGACCGTTGAGGAGTACCGCCGGACAGAGGCCAATGCCTGGGAAATCGTGCAGAAATGCATGCGGTAG
- the tolQ gene encoding protein TolQ, producing the protein MNIMPESGILTLLMGATLAVKLVMIFLALMSIWSWTIIFFKFFTIGSARKKVIMGYDQFMDSEDLTSGLKALGAKEQSPLARVSTLAVQEFRLLEKADVSRDRKRLLVKDTLRRVLKQGISKEMRSLTRNLPFLATCANAAPFIGLFGTVWGIMHSFHSIGQAQSAALATVAPGISEALIATAIGLLVAIPATIFYNYFLGKLNEVESGMVDFAGAFLNRAEREIAWASKGEKY; encoded by the coding sequence ATGAACATTATGCCTGAAAGCGGAATCCTGACGCTGTTGATGGGCGCGACCCTGGCCGTGAAGCTGGTCATGATTTTCCTGGCGCTCATGTCCATCTGGAGCTGGACCATCATTTTCTTCAAATTCTTCACCATCGGCTCCGCCCGCAAGAAGGTGATCATGGGATACGACCAGTTCATGGATTCGGAGGACCTGACCAGTGGCCTCAAGGCCCTCGGGGCCAAGGAGCAGTCGCCGTTGGCCCGTGTTTCCACCCTGGCGGTGCAGGAGTTCCGCCTGTTGGAGAAGGCGGATGTGAGCCGTGACCGCAAGCGGCTGTTGGTCAAGGACACCCTTCGCCGCGTGCTCAAGCAGGGTATCTCCAAGGAGATGCGGTCGCTCACGCGCAACCTGCCGTTTCTCGCCACTTGCGCCAACGCGGCCCCCTTCATCGGCCTGTTCGGCACGGTTTGGGGCATCATGCATTCCTTCCATTCCATCGGGCAGGCTCAGTCCGCAGCCCTGGCCACGGTGGCCCCCGGCATCTCCGAGGCGCTCATCGCAACGGCCATCGGCTTGCTAGTCGCCATCCCGGCCACCATTTTCTACAACTATTTCCTCGGCAAACTGAATGAGGTGGAGTCCGGCATGGTCGATTTCGCCGGAGCCTTTCTCAACCGCGCGGAACGCGAGATCGCCTGGGCGTCCAAGGGCGAGAAGTACTAG
- a CDS encoding phosphatidylglycerophosphatase A gives MINTKAQLPSDKLALAIATLGPIGNFPKAPGTWGSLAAVIAAPWLFLAFPPPGRLLILAFVFAVGTWASSRAESILVKKDPGCVIIDEVFGQWLALLCFTAMPLWQLGLGFLLFRLFDIFKPWPIKRVETILPGGLGVMADDGVAGLYALIVLELITHTF, from the coding sequence ATGATCAATACGAAAGCACAACTCCCCTCGGATAAACTGGCCCTGGCCATCGCGACCCTCGGCCCCATCGGCAACTTTCCAAAGGCACCAGGCACCTGGGGCTCCCTGGCGGCTGTCATCGCCGCGCCCTGGCTTTTCCTCGCGTTTCCCCCGCCGGGCCGCCTGCTCATCCTGGCCTTCGTCTTTGCCGTAGGCACATGGGCCAGCTCCAGGGCTGAATCGATTCTGGTCAAAAAGGACCCGGGCTGCGTTATCATCGACGAAGTCTTCGGCCAATGGCTCGCCCTGCTCTGCTTTACGGCCATGCCGCTGTGGCAGCTCGGGCTCGGCTTCCTCCTGTTCCGTCTTTTCGACATTTTCAAACCGTGGCCCATCAAGCGTGTTGAAACCATCCTACCCGGCGGCCTGGGAGTCATGGCCGATGACGGCGTGGCTGGTCTCTATGCCCTGATCGTCCTGGAACTGATCACCCACACGTTCTAG
- the miaB gene encoding tRNA (N6-isopentenyl adenosine(37)-C2)-methylthiotransferase MiaB, with protein MKFHITTFGCQMNVHDSQWLARALESRGWEEADEDEAQVYVLNTCSVREKPEQKVYSELGRVAAHLQRDPEIFAAVGGCVAQQVGRGFFERFPFVKLVFGSDGIANAPNALERIAEGSDERVALLDFVSLYEEREETQTRVVSDNRQAFVNIMQGCDNFCAYCIVPYTRGRQKSRHPDAVLKECRELAASGVREITLLGQNVNSFGLDKGGAGVSFAQLLYSVASIDGLERLRFTTSHPKDIAPEVIRAFGELDNLCPSLHLPLQSGSDVLLKAMRRKYDRKRYLEIVDGLKAARPDIALTTDLIVGFPGETEQDFMDTLEMVERVGYESSFSFKYSDRPGVAAVNMEPKVEPEEASDRLMRLQTLQNKITRECLKKLESTETVAFIEGLSRKQDGGDIWWKGRDPAGRIVNVAMPEQDGLVGMMVPVRIVEAKKHSLLGERTGEPW; from the coding sequence ATGAAATTTCATATCACCACTTTCGGGTGCCAGATGAACGTGCACGATTCGCAGTGGCTGGCCCGTGCCCTGGAGAGCCGGGGCTGGGAGGAAGCCGACGAGGACGAGGCACAGGTCTACGTGCTCAATACGTGCAGCGTGCGCGAGAAACCCGAGCAGAAAGTCTACAGCGAGCTGGGGCGGGTCGCGGCCCACCTCCAGCGAGACCCGGAAATTTTCGCCGCCGTGGGCGGGTGCGTGGCCCAACAGGTGGGCCGCGGCTTTTTTGAGCGTTTCCCTTTCGTCAAGCTGGTTTTCGGTTCGGACGGCATCGCCAATGCGCCCAACGCCTTGGAGCGGATTGCAGAGGGAAGCGATGAGAGGGTGGCGCTGCTCGACTTTGTGTCCCTGTACGAGGAACGGGAAGAGACGCAGACCCGGGTCGTTTCGGATAATCGCCAGGCGTTCGTCAACATCATGCAGGGGTGCGACAACTTTTGCGCGTACTGTATCGTGCCCTACACGCGCGGCAGGCAGAAGTCGCGGCATCCCGACGCCGTGCTCAAGGAGTGCCGCGAATTGGCCGCATCCGGGGTGCGAGAGATCACGCTGCTCGGACAGAACGTCAACAGCTTTGGCCTGGACAAGGGCGGGGCGGGCGTCAGCTTTGCGCAGCTTTTGTATTCAGTGGCGAGCATAGACGGCCTGGAGCGGCTTCGGTTCACCACTTCGCACCCCAAGGATATCGCGCCCGAGGTAATCCGTGCCTTCGGGGAATTGGATAACCTCTGCCCATCGCTGCATCTGCCCCTGCAGTCCGGATCGGACGTCTTGCTCAAGGCCATGCGCCGCAAGTACGACCGCAAGCGGTATTTGGAGATCGTGGACGGTCTCAAGGCGGCGCGTCCGGACATCGCCCTGACCACGGATCTTATCGTCGGCTTTCCAGGAGAGACTGAACAGGACTTCATGGACACCCTTGAGATGGTCGAGCGGGTAGGGTACGAGTCCAGCTTTTCATTCAAGTATTCCGACCGCCCCGGCGTGGCCGCCGTGAACATGGAACCCAAGGTGGAGCCGGAGGAGGCGTCAGATCGCCTGATGCGCTTGCAGACTCTGCAAAATAAGATTACTAGAGAATGTCTAAAGAAGCTTGAATCGACGGAAACCGTGGCTTTCATAGAGGGACTCAGCCGCAAACAGGACGGCGGAGACATCTGGTGGAAAGGCCGCGATCCGGCCGGAAGGATCGTCAACGTGGCCATGCCCGAACAGGACGGTTTGGTCGGGATGATGGTCCCGGTACGCATCGTCGAAGCCAAGAAACATTCGCTTTTGGGCGAAAGGACGGGCGAGCCATGGTAG
- a CDS encoding radical SAM/SPASM domain-containing protein — protein sequence MENLKRKLIADDRYKEGLNGCLEVPQILLAPTNYCNLACSYCSTKNIRPSKVNMDLGLAKSIISQTLDNGWPLSFGQTYEPFLHPDIVEIIRFVMDRGGRFISATNGMAIGKGAYDLPMNLLLSFSADEDDYVYRNTAVAYDRYRAKLHAFLSHRIAHTVPGRISLQIADYSLFSGDMEYSKEIKDVDGILRKSLATAAWLGLDPDQDMAEWAGLIARRAPLPLFEDGETVIQVQPTKIMPNSYDAFVDMDVPAAARGYCDSCYTMMSIQADGKVAYCCCDPSANAIAGILDADTDLKEFWLGEEMNRVRRGFDDFAPIHSFCTQCLDNVSEHVKPLLTVRKLKVVAAILRDHGVREDLPWFKFPAGM from the coding sequence TTGGAGAACCTCAAGCGAAAACTCATTGCGGACGACCGTTACAAAGAGGGGCTAAACGGATGTCTGGAGGTGCCACAGATTCTTTTGGCCCCTACTAATTATTGCAACCTTGCCTGCTCCTATTGCTCCACGAAGAACATCAGGCCTAGCAAGGTCAATATGGATCTTGGTCTGGCCAAGAGCATTATCTCGCAGACCCTCGACAACGGCTGGCCCCTTTCCTTTGGGCAGACCTACGAGCCGTTTCTTCATCCCGATATCGTAGAGATCATCCGTTTTGTGATGGACAGGGGAGGCCGGTTCATTTCCGCAACCAACGGAATGGCCATTGGAAAAGGGGCCTACGATTTGCCCATGAACCTGCTGCTCAGCTTCAGCGCTGATGAGGATGATTACGTTTACCGCAATACCGCCGTTGCCTATGACCGCTACAGGGCAAAGCTGCACGCCTTCCTCAGCCATCGCATCGCGCATACGGTTCCGGGTCGTATTTCCCTGCAAATCGCCGATTATTCCCTCTTCAGCGGCGATATGGAGTACAGCAAGGAGATAAAGGACGTGGATGGCATCCTGCGGAAGTCTCTGGCCACTGCGGCCTGGCTTGGCCTTGATCCGGATCAGGACATGGCAGAGTGGGCCGGACTAATTGCCAGGAGAGCCCCGTTGCCGCTTTTTGAAGATGGTGAGACGGTCATCCAGGTCCAGCCAACCAAGATAATGCCCAATTCCTACGATGCCTTCGTTGATATGGATGTTCCGGCAGCGGCTCGTGGTTATTGCGATTCATGCTACACCATGATGTCCATCCAGGCGGATGGCAAGGTGGCGTATTGTTGTTGCGACCCCAGCGCCAACGCCATTGCAGGGATCCTGGACGCTGACACCGATCTCAAGGAATTCTGGTTGGGCGAGGAGATGAACAGGGTGCGCCGGGGGTTCGACGACTTCGCTCCTATTCATTCGTTTTGCACGCAATGCCTGGATAATGTCAGCGAGCATGTCAAGCCGCTCTTGACAGTGAGAAAGCTTAAGGTCGTTGCCGCCATCCTCAGAGACCACGGCGTACGCGAAGACTTACCCTGGTTCAAATTTCCGGCAGGAATGTAG
- a CDS encoding energy transducer TonB yields MRLSFGLVLSIVLHGGLLAYALFWAGGPATHVDMDRPVYTVDLVSLAPPPPPAPTPVVEAPSNTTPETPVPEVEAASEPAVEVKAAPVVEAKPEPKPEPKPEPKPEPEAKKISEKKVEKKTIIKKKEEKPKPKPKPKSKPKPQKTAAQLRAEALAAAKAQVKKQEAKKSQALRQELAALKKEKGDVYAHGGQPGGVEGGVEGGTVGGAQGGTGSGLSEVYALIVGTAIKKHWRYPSFAGEANLLATLEIVLDKDGKILASRILESSGNPEFDNSTLRAIKETEQVERPRTDRDRVLHINFNSQELAE; encoded by the coding sequence ATGCGCCTGAGTTTCGGACTGGTTCTTTCCATTGTCCTGCACGGGGGATTGTTGGCCTACGCCTTGTTCTGGGCGGGAGGGCCCGCCACGCATGTGGATATGGACAGGCCCGTCTACACCGTGGACCTTGTATCCCTGGCTCCTCCTCCGCCCCCCGCTCCGACGCCGGTGGTGGAGGCTCCCTCCAATACGACTCCGGAAACCCCGGTGCCGGAGGTTGAAGCGGCCTCTGAACCGGCCGTGGAGGTCAAGGCTGCCCCAGTTGTAGAGGCCAAGCCCGAGCCCAAGCCGGAACCCAAACCTGAGCCTAAGCCCGAGCCGGAAGCCAAGAAAATCAGCGAGAAAAAGGTCGAGAAAAAGACCATCATCAAGAAAAAGGAAGAAAAGCCCAAACCGAAACCCAAGCCCAAGTCGAAACCCAAGCCGCAAAAGACGGCGGCGCAGCTGCGGGCCGAGGCCCTGGCAGCGGCCAAGGCGCAGGTCAAGAAGCAGGAAGCGAAGAAGAGCCAGGCCTTGCGCCAGGAGTTGGCCGCCCTCAAGAAGGAAAAGGGCGACGTCTATGCCCACGGCGGACAGCCCGGAGGGGTGGAAGGAGGCGTCGAGGGCGGCACGGTGGGGGGTGCCCAGGGAGGCACCGGTTCCGGTCTTTCCGAGGTCTATGCCCTGATTGTAGGGACGGCCATCAAGAAGCACTGGCGCTATCCCAGCTTTGCGGGAGAGGCTAACCTGCTGGCCACCTTGGAGATAGTCCTGGACAAGGACGGAAAGATTTTGGCCTCCAGGATTCTGGAATCTTCGGGAAATCCCGAATTCGACAATTCCACCCTGCGGGCGATCAAGGAAACGGAACAGGTGGAGCGGCCACGCACTGACAGGGATCGCGTGCTGCACATCAATTTCAACAGCCAGGAATTGGCAGAGTAG
- a CDS encoding bifunctional nuclease family protein, which yields MVEMEIFGLALDENSKSPILILKEEGGRALPIWIGAMEAMAISMALNKVPFPRPMTHDLLLSAIRKMDGSVVRVEVTDLESGTFYAEIVIASGEDTIRLDSRPSDAIALAVRAKCPILVGDGVLEEAGAPMQEEGGEAVIKTEDADKWADELEKFSEEETKYKM from the coding sequence ATGGTAGAGATGGAAATCTTCGGACTGGCATTGGACGAGAATTCCAAGTCACCCATACTCATCCTCAAGGAGGAGGGGGGGCGCGCCCTGCCTATCTGGATAGGGGCCATGGAGGCCATGGCCATTTCCATGGCGCTGAACAAGGTGCCGTTCCCCAGACCCATGACCCACGACCTGCTCCTTTCCGCTATCCGCAAGATGGACGGCTCGGTCGTCCGTGTCGAAGTCACCGACCTCGAAAGCGGCACCTTCTACGCCGAAATCGTCATAGCCTCGGGCGAGGACACCATTCGGCTGGATTCCCGTCCGTCCGACGCCATAGCCCTGGCCGTGCGGGCCAAGTGTCCCATCCTGGTAGGCGACGGCGTGCTCGAAGAAGCTGGCGCTCCCATGCAGGAGGAGGGCGGCGAGGCGGTCATAAAGACCGAGGACGCCGACAAGTGGGCAGACGAGCTTGAGAAATTCTCCGAAGAAGAGACCAAATATAAAATGTAG
- a CDS encoding class I SAM-dependent methyltransferase, with translation MQHVKRFSEGRLDDSLILKELKLSRGQTVVDGGCGSGYMSRLMARSVGPEGRVYALDVNAHYVDSLRREATEDNLEALVCDMTSTMPLTDGEADRVFISTVIHSLRREWMPGLIAELRRVLRPGGLLGVVEMAKVDTPFGPPLWQRYSPEELCAALPFEPVKTVMVAEFFYMQLFLARGEG, from the coding sequence ATGCAGCATGTTAAACGATTTTCGGAAGGCCGGCTGGACGATTCACTGATTTTGAAGGAGTTGAAGCTTTCCAGGGGCCAGACCGTCGTGGATGGGGGATGTGGCTCGGGGTACATGTCCCGGCTCATGGCTCGAAGCGTTGGTCCGGAAGGCAGGGTGTACGCCTTGGACGTCAACGCGCATTACGTGGATTCCCTGCGTCGGGAGGCGACTGAGGATAACCTGGAGGCGTTGGTCTGCGACATGACGAGCACCATGCCTCTGACTGACGGTGAGGCGGATCGAGTGTTCATTTCAACGGTGATTCATTCCCTGCGTCGGGAGTGGATGCCTGGGTTAATCGCCGAGCTGCGACGCGTGTTACGTCCCGGAGGTTTGTTGGGGGTGGTGGAGATGGCCAAGGTGGACACGCCGTTTGGCCCGCCGCTGTGGCAGCGTTACTCTCCAGAGGAACTTTGTGCAGCCCTTCCTTTCGAGCCGGTCAAGACCGTGATGGTCGCGGAATTTTTCTACATGCAATTGTTCCTGGCTCGCGGAGAAGGGTGA
- a CDS encoding GNAT family N-acetyltransferase has product MRDATEQDLPKIVAIYNTTVATRQSTADTEEVSVESKLPWFRNHVPGKRPILVHEEEGEVAAWVSFESFYGRPAYNHTAEISIYIDPAYRRRGLGRRLLDEVMGMAPGLGIKTIVGYIFSHNEPSIRLFRSFGFEEWGRLPDIAEMDGKEYSLSILGKRLIP; this is encoded by the coding sequence ATGCGGGATGCGACGGAGCAGGACCTTCCCAAAATCGTGGCTATCTACAATACGACGGTTGCAACCCGTCAGTCCACTGCGGACACCGAGGAAGTCAGCGTAGAGTCCAAGCTGCCGTGGTTCAGGAATCATGTCCCCGGCAAGCGGCCCATCCTGGTTCATGAGGAGGAGGGCGAGGTCGCTGCCTGGGTGAGTTTCGAATCCTTCTATGGCCGCCCGGCCTATAATCATACAGCGGAAATCAGTATTTATATTGATCCGGCTTACCGGCGGCGGGGCCTCGGACGCAGGTTGCTCGACGAGGTTATGGGGATGGCTCCTGGCCTGGGCATCAAGACGATTGTTGGCTACATCTTTTCCCATAACGAGCCGAGCATACGGCTCTTCCGTTCCTTCGGCTTTGAGGAGTGGGGCCGTTTGCCGGACATCGCGGAGATGGACGGCAAAGAGTACAGCCTCTCCATCCTGGGAAAACGACTTATTCCCTAA